The Streptomyces sp. NBC_01197 genome window below encodes:
- a CDS encoding Dps family protein, translating into MSGVKSSLPEADLKVVGDALQGALADLVDLSLVAKQVHWNVVGPRFRSVHLQLDEVVDTARQYTDTVAERASAIGVTPDGRASTVSKTSAIREVAEGRISDTDAVRTLVAALGAVITRMRERIAATDAPDPVTQDLLIGVTAALEKHAWMYQAENA; encoded by the coding sequence ATGTCAGGCGTGAAGAGCTCTCTGCCCGAAGCCGACCTGAAGGTGGTCGGAGACGCGCTGCAGGGCGCGCTCGCGGATCTGGTGGATCTGTCGCTGGTCGCCAAGCAGGTGCACTGGAACGTGGTCGGGCCGCGCTTCCGGTCGGTCCATCTCCAGCTCGACGAGGTGGTCGACACCGCGAGGCAGTACACGGACACGGTGGCCGAGCGGGCCTCGGCGATCGGTGTGACGCCGGACGGCCGGGCCTCGACGGTTTCCAAGACCAGCGCGATCCGGGAGGTCGCCGAGGGGCGGATCAGCGACACCGACGCCGTACGGACGCTGGTGGCAGCGCTCGGCGCCGTCATCACGCGGATGCGGGAGCGGATCGCGGCGACCGATGCTCCGGACCCGGTGACGCAGGATCTGCTCATCGGGGTCACCGCCGCCCTGGAGAAGCACGCCTGGATGTACCAGGCGGAGAACGCGTAA
- a CDS encoding CinA family protein, with translation MSSAARVLELLAARGETLAVAESLTGGLLAAELTSVSGASRVFRGSVTAYATPLKQEVLGVDGALLAERGAVDPGVARQMAAGVRRVLGADWGMATTGVAGPDMQDGQPVGTVYVAVCGPGGAENMAPLRLNGDRAEIRRESVLGVLGLLCDELRANARTQDTEENGGN, from the coding sequence GTGAGTTCGGCGGCCCGGGTGCTGGAGCTCCTGGCGGCCCGGGGCGAGACCCTCGCCGTCGCCGAGTCGCTGACCGGTGGTCTGCTGGCCGCCGAGCTCACTTCCGTCTCTGGCGCCTCCCGGGTCTTCCGCGGGTCCGTCACGGCGTACGCAACGCCCCTCAAGCAGGAAGTCCTCGGCGTCGACGGGGCTCTGCTGGCCGAGCGCGGCGCGGTGGACCCCGGGGTCGCCCGGCAGATGGCGGCCGGGGTGCGAAGGGTGCTGGGCGCGGACTGGGGGATGGCCACCACCGGAGTCGCCGGTCCTGACATGCAGGACGGGCAGCCGGTCGGGACGGTGTACGTCGCGGTTTGCGGACCCGGCGGGGCAGAGAATATGGCCCCGCTGCGGTTGAACGGGGACCGGGCGGAAATCCGTAGGGAGAGCGTGCTGGGTGTTCTCGGACTGCTCTGCGATGAACTCCGCGCGAATGCGCGGACACAGGATACGGAAGAGAACGGGGGGAATTGA
- the pgsA gene encoding CDP-diacylglycerol--glycerol-3-phosphate 3-phosphatidyltransferase: MTGVPASATGGTGAKPAPAGKLGAAVVNQVSLWNVANLLTMVRLVLVPGFVLLLLHDGGYDPVWRAWAWAAFAVAMITDVFDGHLARTYNLVTDFGKIADPIADKAIMGAALICLSYLGDLPWWVTGVILFRELGITLMRFWVIRHAVIPASRGGKIKTLAQGAAVGMYVLALTGPLATMRFWVMAVAVVLTVVTGLDYVQQAVTARRKGLAAERAAR, encoded by the coding sequence ATGACCGGAGTCCCGGCATCCGCTACGGGCGGTACCGGTGCCAAGCCGGCGCCCGCCGGAAAGCTGGGCGCTGCGGTGGTCAACCAGGTCAGTCTGTGGAACGTCGCGAATCTGCTGACCATGGTGCGGCTGGTGCTCGTGCCGGGGTTCGTGCTGCTGCTGCTCCATGACGGGGGCTACGACCCGGTCTGGCGGGCCTGGGCCTGGGCGGCCTTCGCCGTCGCGATGATCACCGATGTCTTCGACGGCCATCTGGCACGTACGTACAACCTGGTCACCGACTTCGGGAAGATCGCCGACCCCATCGCCGACAAGGCGATCATGGGAGCAGCGCTGATCTGTCTCTCGTACCTCGGGGATCTGCCCTGGTGGGTGACCGGCGTGATTCTGTTCCGGGAGCTCGGGATCACCCTGATGCGGTTCTGGGTGATCAGGCACGCGGTCATTCCGGCCAGCCGCGGCGGCAAGATCAAGACACTCGCGCAAGGCGCGGCGGTCGGGATGTACGTGCTGGCCCTGACCGGACCGCTGGCGACCATGCGGTTCTGGGTGATGGCGGTCGCCGTGGTACTGACCGTGGTGACCGGGCTCGACTACGTGCAGCAGGCCGTGACCGCACGCCGCAAGGGGCTCGCGGCCGAGCGGGCCGCCCGGTGA
- a CDS encoding helix-turn-helix domain-containing protein encodes MILLRRLLGDVLRRQRQRQGRTLREVSSSARVSLGYLSEVERGQKEASSELLSAICDALDVRMSELMREVSDELSLAELAESAASTEPVPVPVRSMLNSVSVTSVAGVPAERVTIKAPAEAVNVVAA; translated from the coding sequence ATGATTCTGCTCCGTCGCCTGTTGGGTGACGTGCTGCGTCGGCAGCGCCAGCGCCAGGGCCGTACTCTGCGCGAAGTCTCCTCGTCCGCCCGAGTCTCTCTCGGTTATCTGTCCGAGGTGGAGCGGGGGCAGAAGGAGGCATCCTCCGAGCTGCTCTCCGCTATCTGCGACGCGCTTGACGTACGGATGTCCGAGCTCATGCGGGAAGTGAGTGACGAGCTGTCGCTCGCGGAGCTGGCCGAGTCGGCAGCGTCGACTGAGCCCGTACCGGTGCCGGTACGCTCGATGCTCAATTCCGTTTCCGTGACGTCGGTCGCGGGTGTTCCTGCCGAGCGGGTCACGATCAAGGCGCCCGCCGAAGCCGTGAATGTAGTAGCGGCCTAG
- a CDS encoding DNA translocase FtsK, with the protein MASRTSGKGSPGAAGTAKPRAGRTGPAKKAAPVKKTAAKKTAPAKRAPAKKAAAKPAPKPAPSPTGGVYRLVRAVWLGAAHGVGAMFRGIGRGAKGLDPAHRKDGVALLLLGLALVIAAGTWSNLHGPVGDLVEMLITGAFGRLDLLVPILLGAIAVRLILHPEKPEANGRIVIGLSALVLGVLGQVHIACGAPGRGDGTSAMQDAGGLIGWAASKPLIFLMGDVLAVPLLLLLTVFGLLVVTATPVTAIPHRLRALGARLGIVDPEPATGGAHEEDDERYEEQWRESLPAGRRPAAPRGRTSEFYDAEAAEEQALTKRRGKPRRPSVQPAPGRPMDAVDVAAAAAAALDGAVLHGLPPSPLVADLTQGVSVERPEATPSGTPAAAPVPSARESAGAAKSGGPGAAVPDLTKKSPKPPESQPLPSRAEQLQLSGDITYSLPSLDLLVRGGPGKTRSAANDAVVASLSNVFMEFKVDAAVTGFTRGPTVTRYEVELGPAVKVERITALTKNIAYAVASPDVRIISPIPGKSAVGIEIPNTDREMVNLGDVLRLADAAEDDHPMLVALGKDVEGGYVMANLAKMPHVLVAGATGSGKSSCINCLITSVMVRATPEDVRMVLVDPKRVELTAYEGIPHLITPIITNPKKAAEALQWVVREMDLRYDDLAAYGYRHIDDFNQAVRSGKAKAPEGSERELSPYPYLLVIVDELADLMMVAPRDVEDSIVRITQLARAAGIHLVLATQRPSVDVVTGLIKANVPSRLAFATSSLADSRVILDQPGAEKLIGKGDGLFLPMGANKPTRMQGAFVTEEEVGEIVQHCKDQMAPVFRDDVMVGTAKKKEIDGDIGDDLDLLCQAAELVVSTQFGSTSMLQRKLRVGFAKAGRLMDLMESRNIVGPSEGSKARDVLVKPDEVDGVLAVIRGETEP; encoded by the coding sequence ATGGCCTCACGTACGTCCGGCAAGGGTTCCCCAGGGGCGGCGGGCACCGCCAAGCCGCGTGCCGGCCGTACCGGCCCAGCCAAGAAGGCGGCTCCGGTGAAGAAGACCGCTGCCAAGAAGACCGCCCCCGCGAAGCGCGCACCCGCCAAGAAGGCGGCGGCGAAGCCCGCACCGAAACCGGCGCCGTCCCCTACCGGCGGCGTGTACCGGCTCGTACGGGCCGTCTGGCTCGGAGCCGCCCACGGCGTGGGGGCGATGTTCCGCGGCATAGGACGGGGCGCGAAGGGCCTCGACCCGGCCCACCGCAAGGACGGGGTCGCCCTGCTCCTCCTCGGTCTGGCGCTCGTCATCGCGGCCGGCACCTGGTCGAATCTGCACGGCCCGGTCGGCGATCTGGTCGAGATGCTGATCACCGGTGCGTTCGGCAGGCTCGACCTGCTGGTCCCGATACTGCTGGGCGCCATCGCCGTACGGCTGATCCTCCACCCGGAGAAGCCGGAGGCGAACGGCCGGATCGTCATCGGGCTCTCCGCACTGGTCCTCGGGGTGCTCGGCCAGGTCCACATCGCCTGCGGCGCTCCCGGCCGCGGGGACGGCACATCGGCCATGCAGGACGCCGGCGGCCTGATCGGCTGGGCCGCGTCCAAGCCGCTGATCTTCCTGATGGGCGACGTCCTCGCGGTACCGCTCCTCCTGCTGCTGACCGTCTTCGGGCTGCTGGTCGTCACAGCCACCCCCGTCACCGCCATTCCGCACCGGCTCAGGGCGCTCGGGGCCCGGCTGGGCATCGTCGACCCCGAGCCGGCCACTGGCGGGGCGCACGAGGAAGACGACGAGCGGTACGAGGAGCAGTGGCGCGAGTCGCTGCCGGCCGGGCGCCGCCCGGCCGCACCGCGCGGCCGTACCTCCGAGTTCTACGACGCCGAAGCCGCCGAGGAGCAGGCGCTCACCAAGCGCCGCGGCAAGCCGCGCAGGCCCTCCGTACAGCCCGCGCCCGGCCGGCCGATGGACGCCGTGGATGTCGCGGCCGCGGCTGCCGCCGCGCTGGACGGAGCCGTGCTGCACGGGCTGCCGCCCTCCCCGCTCGTCGCGGATCTGACCCAGGGCGTCTCCGTCGAACGCCCCGAGGCCACCCCGTCCGGCACGCCGGCCGCAGCGCCCGTGCCGTCGGCCCGCGAGTCGGCGGGAGCCGCGAAGTCCGGGGGGCCGGGGGCCGCCGTACCCGACCTGACCAAGAAGTCCCCGAAGCCGCCCGAGTCCCAGCCGCTGCCCTCCCGCGCCGAACAGCTCCAGCTCTCCGGCGACATCACCTACTCGCTGCCCTCGCTGGACCTGCTGGTGCGCGGTGGCCCGGGCAAGACCCGCAGCGCCGCCAACGACGCGGTCGTCGCCTCGCTGTCGAACGTCTTCATGGAGTTCAAGGTCGACGCGGCCGTCACCGGCTTCACCCGTGGCCCGACCGTCACCCGCTACGAGGTGGAGCTGGGCCCGGCCGTGAAGGTCGAGCGGATCACCGCGCTCACCAAGAACATCGCCTACGCGGTGGCCAGCCCGGACGTGCGGATCATCTCTCCGATCCCGGGAAAGTCCGCGGTCGGTATCGAGATCCCCAACACCGACCGCGAGATGGTCAACCTCGGCGATGTGCTGCGCCTCGCGGACGCGGCCGAGGACGACCACCCGATGCTGGTGGCGCTCGGCAAGGACGTCGAGGGCGGCTACGTGATGGCCAACCTGGCGAAGATGCCGCACGTCCTGGTCGCGGGCGCGACCGGCTCCGGGAAGTCCTCCTGCATCAACTGCCTGATCACCTCGGTGATGGTGCGGGCCACACCCGAGGACGTACGGATGGTGCTGGTCGACCCCAAGCGCGTCGAGCTGACCGCGTACGAGGGCATCCCGCACCTGATCACCCCGATCATCACCAACCCCAAGAAGGCCGCCGAGGCGCTCCAGTGGGTCGTGCGCGAGATGGACCTGCGGTACGACGACCTCGCGGCGTACGGCTACCGGCACATCGACGACTTCAACCAGGCCGTGCGCAGCGGCAAGGCCAAAGCACCCGAGGGCAGCGAGCGCGAGCTCTCCCCGTATCCGTATCTGCTGGTCATCGTCGACGAGCTCGCCGACCTGATGATGGTCGCGCCGCGTGACGTCGAGGACTCCATCGTCCGGATCACCCAGCTCGCGCGGGCCGCCGGCATCCACCTGGTTCTGGCCACCCAGCGGCCGTCGGTCGACGTCGTCACCGGTCTGATCAAGGCCAACGTGCCCTCGCGCCTCGCCTTCGCCACCTCCTCGCTCGCCGACAGCCGGGTCATTCTCGACCAGCCGGGGGCCGAGAAGCTGATCGGCAAGGGCGACGGGCTCTTCCTCCCGATGGGGGCGAACAAACCGACCCGTATGCAGGGCGCCTTCGTCACCGAGGAGGAGGTCGGTGAGATCGTCCAGCACTGCAAGGACCAGATGGCACCGGTCTTCCGCGACGACGTGATGGTCGGGACGGCCAAGAAGAAGGAGATCGACGGAGACATCGGCGACGATCTCGATCTGCTCTGCCAGGCGGCCGAACTGGTCGTCTCCACTCAGTTCGGCTCGACGTCGATGCTCCAGCGCAAGCTGCGCGTCGGCTTCGCGAAGGCGGGCCGGCTGATGGATCTTATGGAATCGCGGAACATCGTCGGGCCCAGCGAGGGCTCGAAGGCCCGCGATGTGCTGGTGAAACCGGACGAAGTCGACGGTGTGCTAGCGGTCATCCGCGGAGAGACCGAGCCGTAG
- the rimO gene encoding 30S ribosomal protein S12 methylthiotransferase RimO — MPERRTVALVTLGCARNEVDSEELAGRLAADGWDLVEDAAAADVAVVNTCGFVEAAKKDSVDALLEANDLKDHGRTQAVVAVGCMAERYGKDLAEALPEADGILGFDDYADISDRLQTILNGGIHASHTPRDRRKLLPISPAERQGTAGVALPGHAQDTPPDDLPEGVAPVSGPRAPLRRRLGDSPVASVKLASGCDRRCSFCAIPSFRGSFISRRPSDVLGETRWLAEQGVKEVMLVSENNTSYGKDLGDIRLLETLLPELAEVEGIERIRVSYLQPAEMRPGLIDVLTSTPKVAPYFDLSFQHSAPGVLRAMRRFGDTDRFLELLDTIRGKAPQAGARSNFIVGFPGETESDLAELERFLTGARLDAIGVFGYSDEDGTEAVGYENKLDAEVIAERLEHISRLADELTAQRAEERLGETLSVLVESVDGEDGAVGRAAHQAPETDGQVVFTASEGLVPGRMVVAKVVGTEGVDLVAECLGEEAAR; from the coding sequence ATGCCCGAACGCCGTACCGTCGCCCTTGTCACTCTTGGCTGCGCCCGTAACGAGGTGGACTCGGAGGAGCTCGCAGGCCGCTTGGCAGCGGACGGCTGGGACCTCGTCGAGGACGCCGCCGCCGCGGACGTGGCCGTCGTCAACACCTGTGGATTCGTCGAAGCCGCCAAGAAGGACTCCGTCGACGCCCTGCTCGAAGCCAACGATCTCAAGGATCACGGCAGGACGCAGGCCGTCGTAGCCGTCGGCTGTATGGCCGAGCGGTACGGCAAGGATCTCGCCGAAGCGCTGCCCGAGGCCGACGGGATCCTCGGATTCGACGACTACGCCGATATCTCCGACCGCCTCCAGACCATTCTGAACGGCGGGATCCACGCCTCGCACACCCCGCGGGACCGCCGTAAGCTGCTGCCGATCAGCCCGGCCGAGCGCCAGGGGACGGCCGGTGTGGCGCTTCCCGGCCATGCGCAGGACACCCCGCCGGACGACCTGCCGGAGGGTGTCGCGCCGGTCTCCGGGCCGCGGGCACCGCTGCGCCGCAGACTCGGCGACAGCCCGGTGGCCTCCGTGAAGCTGGCCTCAGGCTGCGACCGGCGGTGCTCCTTCTGTGCCATCCCGTCCTTCCGCGGCTCCTTCATCTCGCGGCGCCCGTCCGATGTGCTCGGGGAGACGCGCTGGCTTGCCGAACAGGGTGTCAAGGAGGTCATGCTGGTCTCCGAGAACAACACCTCGTACGGCAAGGACCTCGGCGACATCCGGCTCCTGGAGACGCTGCTGCCCGAGCTCGCCGAGGTCGAGGGCATCGAGCGGATCCGGGTCAGCTATCTGCAGCCCGCCGAGATGCGGCCCGGGCTCATCGACGTCCTGACGTCGACGCCGAAGGTCGCCCCGTACTTCGACCTCTCCTTCCAGCACTCGGCGCCCGGAGTGCTCCGCGCGATGCGCCGCTTCGGGGACACCGACCGGTTCCTGGAACTGCTCGACACGATCCGCGGCAAGGCGCCTCAGGCCGGTGCGCGCTCCAACTTCATTGTGGGCTTCCCCGGCGAGACCGAGAGCGACCTGGCCGAACTGGAGCGCTTCCTCACCGGCGCGCGGCTCGACGCCATCGGGGTCTTCGGCTACTCCGACGAGGACGGCACCGAGGCGGTCGGCTACGAGAACAAGCTGGACGCGGAGGTCATCGCCGAACGGCTCGAACACATCTCGCGGCTCGCCGATGAGCTGACCGCGCAGCGGGCCGAGGAGCGGCTGGGAGAGACCCTCTCGGTGCTGGTGGAGTCCGTGGACGGCGAGGACGGCGCCGTGGGCCGGGCCGCGCACCAGGCGCCCGAGACGGACGGGCAGGTCGTGTTCACGGCAAGCGAGGGCCTGGTCCCCGGCCGTATGGTCGTGGCGAAGGTGGTCGGGACCGAAGGTGTCGACCTGGTGGCCGAATGTCTTGGTGAGGAGGCAGCCAGATGA
- a CDS encoding helix-turn-helix domain-containing protein: protein MSIGNSPEDDRPSIGHTLHQARIAAGLTVEEVSSVTRVRIPIVHAIEQDDFSRCGGDVYARGHIRTLARAVAVDPAALVDQYDAEHGGRPEPTPVAPLFEAERIKPERRRPNWTAAMVAAIVVVVGFVGFTAFSGGSSTKGGKQVAEGPTTATKGASPKPSKPADPKPSTPAASDSAIAAVPKDKVTVKLSAVDDKSWISAKAHNGKLLFDGVLAKGESKTFTDAQQVDLILGNAGAIQLFVNGKDVHNDFQTGQVERLSYTKGDPEAG, encoded by the coding sequence GTGTCCATCGGCAACTCCCCCGAAGACGACCGCCCTTCCATCGGTCACACCCTCCACCAGGCACGGATCGCCGCAGGTCTGACGGTTGAGGAAGTCAGCTCGGTGACACGGGTGCGCATCCCCATCGTGCACGCGATCGAGCAGGACGACTTCTCCCGCTGCGGCGGCGATGTGTACGCCCGCGGTCACATCCGCACGCTGGCGCGCGCCGTCGCCGTCGACCCGGCGGCTCTGGTCGACCAGTACGACGCGGAGCACGGCGGCCGTCCCGAACCCACCCCGGTCGCACCGCTCTTCGAAGCGGAACGCATCAAGCCGGAGCGCCGCCGCCCGAACTGGACGGCGGCCATGGTCGCGGCGATCGTCGTCGTGGTCGGCTTCGTCGGGTTCACCGCGTTCAGCGGCGGCAGCAGCACCAAGGGCGGCAAGCAGGTCGCCGAAGGCCCCACGACCGCCACGAAGGGGGCCAGCCCCAAGCCCAGCAAGCCGGCCGATCCCAAGCCCAGCACTCCCGCCGCTTCGGACAGCGCCATCGCGGCCGTGCCGAAGGACAAGGTGACGGTGAAGCTGTCCGCCGTCGACGACAAGAGCTGGATCTCCGCGAAGGCACACAACGGAAAGCTGCTCTTCGACGGTGTGCTGGCCAAGGGCGAGTCCAAGACCTTCACGGACGCGCAGCAGGTCGATCTGATCCTCGGCAACGCCGGCGCGATCCAGTTGTTCGTCAACGGCAAGGACGTCCACAACGACTTCCAGACCGGCCAGGTCGAGCGTCTCTCGTACACCAAGGGCGACCCCGAGGCGGGCTGA